A genomic segment from SAR324 cluster bacterium encodes:
- a CDS encoding ABC transporter ATP-binding protein produces MSYLLGENLIGGYGTGDILKGCTISAARGEIAVVVGPNGAGKSTAMKALLGMLKVLEGKIMLAGQDITNMSPQQRVQLGMAFVPQTNNVFSSMTVEENLELGAYVRTEDYSDTMGQVYELFPVLKEKRLQPAGELSGGQRQQVAVGRALMTKPSVLMLDEPTAGVSPIVMDELFERIIEIKKTGIAILMVEQNARQALTIADKGFVLVTGQNRFTDSGQVLLANEEVRRSFLGG; encoded by the coding sequence ATGAGTTATCTCCTTGGTGAAAATTTGATTGGTGGTTATGGAACTGGAGATATTCTCAAAGGCTGCACAATCTCTGCAGCTCGCGGAGAAATCGCTGTTGTTGTTGGACCAAATGGAGCAGGTAAATCAACCGCTATGAAGGCGCTTTTGGGTATGCTGAAGGTCCTTGAAGGAAAAATCATGCTTGCGGGGCAGGACATCACGAACATGTCCCCACAACAAAGGGTTCAACTAGGCATGGCCTTCGTTCCGCAAACCAATAATGTCTTCAGTAGCATGACCGTTGAAGAAAATCTTGAGCTCGGTGCGTATGTTCGCACCGAAGACTATTCAGATACGATGGGTCAGGTCTATGAATTGTTTCCGGTGCTGAAAGAAAAGCGTCTCCAACCAGCAGGAGAACTTTCTGGAGGACAGCGACAACAAGTTGCTGTGGGGCGAGCATTGATGACGAAACCGAGCGTATTGATGCTCGACGAACCAACAGCAGGTGTCTCTCCAATTGTCATGGATGAGCTTTTTGAGCGCATCATTGAGATAAAAAAAACAGGAATTGCGATTTTAATGGTGGAACAAAACGCTCGACAGGCACTTACAATCGCTGACAAGGGATTTGTATTGGTGACAGGTCAGAATCGTTTTACAGATTCTGGCCAAGTACTCCTCGCCAATGAAGAAGTTCGTCGATCCTTTCTCGGTGGATAG
- a CDS encoding ABC transporter ATP-binding protein: protein MISVRNLYKHFGGVQAVNGISLEIQKGLITGLIGPNGAGKTTLFNLIAGTFPPDQGQILLDGEDVTRLKPHQLFSKGLLRTFQIPHEFNSLTARENLMMVAPNQLGESLIGAWFQRTTLHQQERKITMKADEVMEFLNIRHVADELAGNLSGGQKKLLELGRTMMVDAKVVILDEVGAGVNRTLLKEIGEAIELMNQEKGYTFCMIEHDMDFISRLCNPVIVMAEGKLLTEGTAEEVKSNEMVIEAYLGRGASSGLS from the coding sequence GTGATCTCTGTTCGAAACCTTTATAAACATTTTGGCGGAGTCCAGGCAGTAAACGGAATAAGTCTAGAAATTCAGAAAGGGTTGATTACAGGATTAATAGGTCCCAATGGAGCTGGAAAAACAACCCTATTCAATCTGATTGCAGGTACCTTTCCACCTGATCAAGGACAAATCCTACTTGATGGAGAGGATGTAACTAGATTAAAACCACACCAACTTTTTTCCAAAGGACTCCTACGAACCTTTCAAATTCCTCACGAATTTAACAGTTTGACAGCACGTGAGAATTTGATGATGGTTGCCCCGAATCAATTGGGTGAAAGCCTGATAGGTGCGTGGTTTCAGCGCACAACTCTTCATCAGCAAGAGAGAAAAATTACCATGAAAGCAGATGAAGTCATGGAATTTCTCAATATTCGACATGTCGCTGATGAACTTGCTGGAAATTTGTCGGGTGGACAGAAGAAGTTGCTGGAATTGGGTCGAACCATGATGGTTGATGCCAAGGTGGTTATTTTGGATGAAGTCGGTGCAGGGGTAAACCGGACTTTGCTGAAAGAAATTGGAGAAGCAATCGAGTTAATGAATCAGGAGAAAGGATACACCTTCTGCATGATCGAACACGATATGGATTTCATCAGTCGGCTCTGTAATCCAGTGATCGTGATGGCAGAAGGAAAGCTGCTGACTGAAGGCACAGCAGAAGAAGTGAAATCAAATGAAATGGTGATAGAAGCTTATCTTGGTCGTGGAGCTTCATCGGGACTGAGCTAA